In one window of Eleutherodactylus coqui strain aEleCoq1 chromosome 10, aEleCoq1.hap1, whole genome shotgun sequence DNA:
- the IDS gene encoding iduronate 2-sulfatase isoform X2: MTSVGGAASHWRLRYCREKIVETSQLCSGGATGRNVLLIIVDDLRTSLGCYGDNIVKSPNIDQLASKSVRFTNAFAQQAVCAPSRVSFLTGRRPQTTRLFDFNSYWRKHAGNYSTLPQYFKEHGYVTMSVGKVFHPGISSNRSDDYPYSWSVRPYHPSSEKYENEKTCKGKDGQLHANLICPVDVSEVPEGTLPDIQSTEEAIRLLKTVRQQNSSFFLAVGYHKPHIPFRFPKEFLKLYPIENISLAPDPYIPKNLPSVAYNPWADIRKREDVQALNISFPYGPIPPHFQRLIRQSYYASVSYLDGQVGQLLSTVENLGLANDTIIVFASDHGWSLGEHGEWAKYSNFDVATRVPLMFYVPGLTATNQTEQNIFTYIDPFNIEATSKPPGKVLEDPVELVSLYSTIAELAGLPLLPDCPVPSFHVDLCTEGRSLLPYFITSGKKTTETVAYSSYPRPSDTPQHNSDLPNLEDIRIMGYSMRTRDYRLTLWVGYNPVTFEANITDIHAQELYLVKTDPNQDNNLFNESLHDDFAQMLFGHILKRSPFT; encoded by the exons ATGACGAGTGTAGGCGGggctgcttcacactggcgattgcgataTTGTCGCGAGAAAATCGTGGAAACATCGCAGCTTTGTTCAG GTGGTGCGACCGGTAGAAATGTCCTCCTCATTATTGTCGATGACCTCCGGACGAGCCTCGGCTGTTATGGCGATAACATCGTTAAGTCTCCAAACATTGACCAGCTGGCATCTAAAAGTGTTCGATTTACAAATGCCTTCGCCCAG CAGGCAGTGTGCGCCCCCAGCAGAGTGTCCTTCTTAACTGGAAGAAGACCTCAGACCACCAGACTGTTTGACTTCAACTCTTATTGGAGGAAGCACGCTGGGAACTACTCTACTCTACCACAGTATTTTAAAGAACATGGTTATGTGACTATGTCCGTTGGGAAAGTTTTCCACCCAG GCATTTCATCTAACCGGAGTGATGACTATCCATACAGTTGGTCTGTTAGGCCTTACCACCCATCTTCAGAGAAGTACGAGAATGAAAAG ACCTGCAAGGGCAAAGATGGACAGCTTCATGCCAACCTGATATGTCCAGTTGATGTGTCCGAAGTCCCAGAGGGCACATTACCGGATATACAGAGCACAGAGGAAGCCATACGACTCTTAAAAACTGTCCGACAGCAGAACTCCTCATTTTTCCTGGCAGTTGGATATCATAAGCCTCATATTCCATTCAGATTCCCAAAG GAGTTTCTGAAGCTATACCCCATTGAAAATATTTCCTTGGCGCCTGATCCTTATATACCCAAGAATCTTCCCTCTGTTGCCTATAACCCTTGGGCAGACATTCGTAAGCGAGAAGATGTTCAAGCATTGAATATCAGTTTTCCATATGGTCCCATTCCTCCACACTTCCAG CGTTTAATCCGCCAGAGTTATTACGCCTCCGTATCTTACCTGGACGGTCAGGTTGGCCAGTTGTTAAGTACAGTGGAAAATCTAGGACTGGCTAATGACACCATTATTGTGTTTGCTTCTGATCATG GATGGTCTTTAGGAGAGCACGGAGAATGGGCCAAGTACAGCAATTTTGATGTGGCTACACGCGTGCCGCTGATGTTCTATGTACCTGGATTGACTGCCACAAACCAGACCGAGCAGAACATCTTCACATACATAGATCCCTTTAATATTGAAGCCACGAGTAAACCACCAG GTAAAGTCCTGGAAGATCCTGTTGAATTAGTTTCTCTGTATTCAACCATTGCTGAACTTGCTGGACTCCCTCTTCTCCCAGACTGCCCTGTACCTTCCTTTCATGTTGATTTATGCACTGAAGGTCGAAGTCTTCTTCCTTACTTCATTACATCTGGAAAGAAAACTACTGAAACTGTTGCCTACAGCTCTTATCCCCGACCTTCCGATACTCCCCAGCACAACTCAGACTTGCCGAATCTGGAAGACATAAGAATCATGGGATACTCCATGAGAACCAGAGACTACAGGCTCACCCTATGGGTTGGGTATAACCCTGTGACGTTTGAGGCCAACATTACGGACATTCATGCTCAGGAGTTATATTTGGTCAAAACGGACCCTAATCAAGACAACAACTTGTTCAACGAGTCTTTACATGACGACTTCGCTCAGATGCTCTTTGGCCACATATTGAAGCGATCACCGTTTACTTGA
- the IDS gene encoding iduronate 2-sulfatase isoform X1, protein MPSADHPVPGLLCLLWVSFLITDGVTTGGQQTSAPGGATGRNVLLIIVDDLRTSLGCYGDNIVKSPNIDQLASKSVRFTNAFAQQAVCAPSRVSFLTGRRPQTTRLFDFNSYWRKHAGNYSTLPQYFKEHGYVTMSVGKVFHPGISSNRSDDYPYSWSVRPYHPSSEKYENEKTCKGKDGQLHANLICPVDVSEVPEGTLPDIQSTEEAIRLLKTVRQQNSSFFLAVGYHKPHIPFRFPKEFLKLYPIENISLAPDPYIPKNLPSVAYNPWADIRKREDVQALNISFPYGPIPPHFQRLIRQSYYASVSYLDGQVGQLLSTVENLGLANDTIIVFASDHGWSLGEHGEWAKYSNFDVATRVPLMFYVPGLTATNQTEQNIFTYIDPFNIEATSKPPGKVLEDPVELVSLYSTIAELAGLPLLPDCPVPSFHVDLCTEGRSLLPYFITSGKKTTETVAYSSYPRPSDTPQHNSDLPNLEDIRIMGYSMRTRDYRLTLWVGYNPVTFEANITDIHAQELYLVKTDPNQDNNLFNESLHDDFAQMLFGHILKRSPFT, encoded by the exons ATGCCATCTGCGGATCACCCCGTCCCGGGACTCCTCTGTCTGCTCTGGGTATCCTTTCTCATCACCGATGGAGTGACTACAGGGGGGCAGCAGACGTCGGCCCCAG GTGGTGCGACCGGTAGAAATGTCCTCCTCATTATTGTCGATGACCTCCGGACGAGCCTCGGCTGTTATGGCGATAACATCGTTAAGTCTCCAAACATTGACCAGCTGGCATCTAAAAGTGTTCGATTTACAAATGCCTTCGCCCAG CAGGCAGTGTGCGCCCCCAGCAGAGTGTCCTTCTTAACTGGAAGAAGACCTCAGACCACCAGACTGTTTGACTTCAACTCTTATTGGAGGAAGCACGCTGGGAACTACTCTACTCTACCACAGTATTTTAAAGAACATGGTTATGTGACTATGTCCGTTGGGAAAGTTTTCCACCCAG GCATTTCATCTAACCGGAGTGATGACTATCCATACAGTTGGTCTGTTAGGCCTTACCACCCATCTTCAGAGAAGTACGAGAATGAAAAG ACCTGCAAGGGCAAAGATGGACAGCTTCATGCCAACCTGATATGTCCAGTTGATGTGTCCGAAGTCCCAGAGGGCACATTACCGGATATACAGAGCACAGAGGAAGCCATACGACTCTTAAAAACTGTCCGACAGCAGAACTCCTCATTTTTCCTGGCAGTTGGATATCATAAGCCTCATATTCCATTCAGATTCCCAAAG GAGTTTCTGAAGCTATACCCCATTGAAAATATTTCCTTGGCGCCTGATCCTTATATACCCAAGAATCTTCCCTCTGTTGCCTATAACCCTTGGGCAGACATTCGTAAGCGAGAAGATGTTCAAGCATTGAATATCAGTTTTCCATATGGTCCCATTCCTCCACACTTCCAG CGTTTAATCCGCCAGAGTTATTACGCCTCCGTATCTTACCTGGACGGTCAGGTTGGCCAGTTGTTAAGTACAGTGGAAAATCTAGGACTGGCTAATGACACCATTATTGTGTTTGCTTCTGATCATG GATGGTCTTTAGGAGAGCACGGAGAATGGGCCAAGTACAGCAATTTTGATGTGGCTACACGCGTGCCGCTGATGTTCTATGTACCTGGATTGACTGCCACAAACCAGACCGAGCAGAACATCTTCACATACATAGATCCCTTTAATATTGAAGCCACGAGTAAACCACCAG GTAAAGTCCTGGAAGATCCTGTTGAATTAGTTTCTCTGTATTCAACCATTGCTGAACTTGCTGGACTCCCTCTTCTCCCAGACTGCCCTGTACCTTCCTTTCATGTTGATTTATGCACTGAAGGTCGAAGTCTTCTTCCTTACTTCATTACATCTGGAAAGAAAACTACTGAAACTGTTGCCTACAGCTCTTATCCCCGACCTTCCGATACTCCCCAGCACAACTCAGACTTGCCGAATCTGGAAGACATAAGAATCATGGGATACTCCATGAGAACCAGAGACTACAGGCTCACCCTATGGGTTGGGTATAACCCTGTGACGTTTGAGGCCAACATTACGGACATTCATGCTCAGGAGTTATATTTGGTCAAAACGGACCCTAATCAAGACAACAACTTGTTCAACGAGTCTTTACATGACGACTTCGCTCAGATGCTCTTTGGCCACATATTGAAGCGATCACCGTTTACTTGA